The following are encoded in a window of Dioscorea cayenensis subsp. rotundata cultivar TDr96_F1 chromosome 16, TDr96_F1_v2_PseudoChromosome.rev07_lg8_w22 25.fasta, whole genome shotgun sequence genomic DNA:
- the LOC120279387 gene encoding zinc finger protein ZAT1-like — protein MDKHACKLCFRRFANGRALGGHMRSHVAAASPPSPSLSPASSSSSDDDAFDEAAGLGYVLRENPKKSFKLVDPEFDAGAGSSIVVQDRESETESPRGDNRRRSKRHRGAEQEPASSISDATTEEDVALSLMMLSRDSWSRSDPSDSSDDDERVSPAARSSRRSRFQCGTCNKVFRSYQALGGHRASHKKESKDSTKQSKLSSIPNPQIHEATESSDANADRIHECPICFRVFSSGQALGGHKRSHLTTTVSVSPLPHLPPPPPPPPPPPPPSTPKLIDSFIDLNLPAPIDDDVELSAVSDPDFSRR, from the coding sequence ATGGACAAGCACGCTTGCAAGCTGTGCTTCCGCCGCTTCGCCAACGGCCGAGCCCTCGGCGGCCACATGAGATCCCACGTCGCCGCCGCTTCCCCGCCGTCGCCGTCCCTATCGCCGGCATCATCCTCCTCATCGGATGACGACGCCTTCGACGAAGCGGCGGGACTTGGCTACGTCTTGCGAGAAAACCCTAAGAAGAGCTTCAAGCTCGTGGATCCAGAGTTCGATGCCGGAGCTGGCTCTTCAATCGTCGTCCAAGATCGTGAGAGTGAGACGGAGTCACCGCGTGGAGACAACCGCCGGCGATCGAAGCGCCATCGTGGAGCCGAGCAAGAACCGGCGAGCTCCATCTCCGATGCTACCACTGAAGAAGACGTTGCCCTTTCTCTCATGATGCTATCCCGTGACTCCTGGTCCCGATCCGACCCCTCCGATTCCTCCGATGACGATGAACGCGTCTCCCCCGCCGCCCGATCATCCCGCCGGAGCCGATTCCAGTGTGGAACCTGCAACAAAGTCTTCCGATCCTACCAAGCTCTCGGTGGCCACCGCGCGAGCCACAAGAAGGAATCCAAGGATTCAACTAAGCAATCGAAGCTTTCATCGATCCCAAACCCTCAGATCCACGAAGCCACTGAATCGTCCGATGCCAATGCCGATAGGATCCATGAGTGTCCCATTTGCTTCCGTGTCTTCAGCTCCGGCCAAGCCCTCGGCGGTCACAAGCGCTCTCATCTCACTACCACCGTCTCCGTTTCACCGCTTCCTCacctccctcctcctcctcctcctcctcctccgccgcCGCCTCCGTCCACTCCGAAGCTCATCGACTCCTTCATCGATCTCAACCTCCCCGCTCCCATCGACGACGACGTCGAGCTCTCCGCCGTCTCCGATCCCGACTTCTCCCGCCGCTGA
- the LOC120278976 gene encoding protein TRIGALACTOSYLDIACYLGLYCEROL 1, chloroplastic, translating into MESLFISTPSQTLDLFSSFSTRSTIISINPSPRSLQWKLHPPIRSPSPRPLLCLDDRSSNNAPEPTLAADAATAMAATSVVSSWSPPRPLWRALSVPILAGQVFHRAIISHKVHWRNTLQQLERAGPRSLGVSLLTAAFVGMAFTIQFVREFTRLGLHRSVGGVLALAFSRELSPVVTAVVAAGRIGSAFAAELGTMQVSEQTDTLRVLGANPVDYLVTPRVIACCAALPVLTLMCFAVGLASSALLADAVYGVSINIILDSARKALRPWDLISAMIKANVFGGIIAVVSCAWGVTTLGGAKGVGESTTSAVVISLVSIFMADFALSYCFFQGAGDSLKSAMG; encoded by the coding sequence ATGGAGTCTCTCTTCATCTCAACCCCTTCTCAAACCCTAGacctcttctcctccttctccacaAGGTCGACGATCATCTCCATCAATCCATCTCCAAGATCACTACAATGGAAGCTCCATCCTCCAATTCGATCCCCATCTCCTCGCCCTCTCCTCTGCCTCGACGATCGCTCCTCCAACAACGCCCCCGAACCCACACTCGCCGCCGATGCCGCTACAGCAATGGCTGCCACCTCCGTTGTCTCTTCGTGGAGCCCTCCACGGCCTCTATGGCGTGCCCTCTCCGTCCCCATCCTCGCCGGCCAGGTCTTCCACCGCGCCATCATCTCCCACAAGGTCCATTGGCGCAACACACTCCAGCAGCTCGAGCGCGCTGGCCCTCGCTCCCTCGGTGTTTCCCTCCTCACCGCCGCCTTCGTCGGCATGGCCTTCACCATCCAGTTCGTTCGCGAGTTCACTCGTCTCGGTCTTCACCGCTCTGTTGGCGGCGTCTTGGCCCTTGCCTTCTCCCGTGAGCTCAGCCCCGTTGTCACCGCCGTCGTTGCTGCTGGTCGCATCGGATCCGCCTTCGCTGCTGAGCTCGGCACCATGCAGGTCTCTGAGCAGACTGATACTCTCCGCGTCCTCGGCGCCAATCCCGTTGACTACCTCGTCACTCCTCGCGTCATCGCCTGCTGCGCCGCTCTTCCTGTTCTCACTCTCATGTGCTTCGCCGTCGGCCTCGCTTCTAGCGCCCTCCTGGCGGACGCCGTCTACGGCGTCAGCATCAACATCATACTCGATTCCGCGAGGAAAGCGCTGAGGCCGTGGGATCTGATAAGCgcgatgatcaaggccaatgtCTTTGGGGGGATCATCGCCGTGGTGAGCTGCGCGTGGGGTGTCACGACCCTCGGCGGCGCCAAGGGCGTGGGGGAGTCGACCACGTCGGCTGTTGTGATTTCCCTTGTGAGCATCTTTATGGCTGATTTTGCACTCTCGTATTGCTTCTTCCAGGGCGCTGGTGATTCTCTCAAGTCTGCCATGGGTTAG